The genomic DNA TACCTGCACAGCCGCCTGCTGGAACGTGCAGCCCGCGTGAACGCCGACTACGTCGAAGCCTTCACCAACGGCGCCGTCAAGGGCAAGACCGGTTCGCTGACGGCACTGCCGATCATCGAAACGCAAGCGGGCGACGTCTCGGCCTTCGTGCCGACCAACGTGATCTCGATTACCGACGGCCAGATCTTCCTGGAAACGTCGCTGTTCAACGCCGGTATCCGTCCTGCGATTAACGCCGGTATCTCGGTGTCGCGCGTCGGTGGCGCTGCCCAGACCAAGGTCATCAAGGGCCTGTCCGGCGGTATCCGTACCGACCTGGCACAGTACCGTGAACTGGCTGCGTTCGCGCAGTTCGCTTCCGACCTGGACGAATCGACCCGCAAGCAGCTGGAACGCGGTGCCCGCGTGACCGAACTGCTGAAGCAGGCACAGTACTCGCCGCTGTCGATCTCCCTGATGGGCGCATCGCTGTTCGCCGTCAACAAGGGCTTCCTGGACGACGTGCCAGTCAAGTCGGTCCTGGCGTTCGAAGCCGGCCTGCACTCGTACCTGAAGACCAAGCAAGCCGCTCTGCTGTCCAAGATCGAAGAAACCAAGCAACTGGACAAGGACGGCGAAGCTGCGCTGTCTGCCGCCATCGCTGATTTCAAGAAGTCGGGCGCATTTTAAGCGTTGTGAGTGACCCGGCGTTCCAGCAACGCCGGGTCCTCATCCATCGCAGAAGGAGTAAGGACTCATGGCAGTAGGCAAAGAGATACGTGGCAAGATCAAGAGCGTAGAAAATACGAAGAAGATCACGAAGGCGATGGAAATGGTCGCCGCATCGAAAATGCGCAAGGCGCAGGATCGCATGCGCGCCGCCCGTCCCTACGCGGACAAGATTCGTGTGATCGCGACGAACCTGGCAAGCGCCAATCCGGAATACACGCACCCGTTCCTGGCCGAAGCCCAGGGGACGCAAGCGAAAGCCGTGGGGTTCATCATCGTCACGACCGACAAGGGTCTGTGCGGTGGCCTGAACACCAACGTGCTGCGCCAGGTGACGGCGAAAACCCGTGAGCTGGAAAATGCCGGCAACAAGATCGAAGCCGTGGCGATCGGCAACAAAGGTTTGGGTTTCCTGAACCGCGTCGGCGTGCCCGTGGTGGCACAGGCGACCCAGATCGGCGATACGCCGCACCTGGACAAGCTGATCGGCCCCGTGAAAGTAATGCTGGAGAAGTTCCAGGAAGGTAAGCTGGACGCCGTCTACCTGTGCTACACCAAGTTCATCAACACGATGAAGCAGGAACCGGTCGTCGAGCAACTGCTGCCGCTGACGGCGGACAAGCGCGCCACCGACAAGTCGGCCCACCAGTGGGACTACATCTACGAGCCGGACGCAGCGACCGTCATCGACGAACTGCTGGAACGCTACGTGGAAGCGCTGGTGTACCAGTCCGTGGCGGAAAACCTGGCGTCCGAGCAATCGGCGCGTATGGTGGCGATGAAGGCCGCCAGCGACAACGCCGGTAACGTCATCGGTGAGCTGAAGCTGGTCTACAACAAGACCCGCCAGGCAGCAATTACCAAAGAACTCTCTGAAATCGTGTCCGGTGCGGCCGCGGTTTAAACGAATTTAACTATATTTGAAGGAACGAACATGGCTGATGGCAAAATCGTTCAGTGTATCGGCGCTGTGGTGGACGTTGAGTTCCCACGCAACGCGATGCCTAAGGTTTTTGACGCGCTGAAAATGGAAGGCTCCGAGCTGACCCTGGAAGTCCAACAGCAGCTGGGTGACGGCGTGGTCCGTACCATTGCTCTGGGTTCTTCCGACGGCCTGCGTCGCGGCATGACCATCCAGAACACGGGCAAGCCGATCATGGTGCCGGTCGGTAAGGGCACCCTGGGTCGCATCATGGACGTGCTGGGTAACCCGATCGACGAGCGCGGCCCTGTTTCGCAAGAGCAGACCGCCTCGATCCACCGCGTGGCACCGGCTTACGACGAGCTGTCGCCGTCGCAAGACCTGCTGGAAACCGGCATCAAGGTGATCGACCTGGTGTGCCCGTTCGCCAAGGGCGGTAAGGTCGGCCTGTTCGGCGGCGCCGGCGTCGGCAAGACCGTCAACATGATGGAACTGATCAACAACATCGCCAAGGCGCACTCGGGTCTGTCCGTGTTTGCCGGCGTGGGTGAGCGTACCCGTGAAGGTAACGACTTCTACCACGAGATGGCCGATGCCAAGGTTGTCGACCTGGAAAACCTGGGCAACTCCAAGGTTGCCATGGTCTACGGCCAGATGAACGAGCCGCCAGGCAACCGTCTGCGCGTCGCGCTGACCGGCCTGACGATCGCCGAATCGTTCCGTGACGAAGGCAAGGACGTTCTGTTCTTCGTCGACAACATCTACCGCTTCACGCTGGCCGGTACCGAAGTGTCCGCACTGCTGGGCCGTATGCCTTCCGCCGTGGGCTACCAGCCGACCTTGGCCGAAGAAATGGGCCGCCTGCAGGAGCGCATCACGTCGACCAAAACCGGTTCGATCACGTCGATCCAGGCCGTCT from Pseudoduganella armeniaca includes the following:
- the atpG gene encoding F0F1 ATP synthase subunit gamma, translated to MAVGKEIRGKIKSVENTKKITKAMEMVAASKMRKAQDRMRAARPYADKIRVIATNLASANPEYTHPFLAEAQGTQAKAVGFIIVTTDKGLCGGLNTNVLRQVTAKTRELENAGNKIEAVAIGNKGLGFLNRVGVPVVAQATQIGDTPHLDKLIGPVKVMLEKFQEGKLDAVYLCYTKFINTMKQEPVVEQLLPLTADKRATDKSAHQWDYIYEPDAATVIDELLERYVEALVYQSVAENLASEQSARMVAMKAASDNAGNVIGELKLVYNKTRQAAITKELSEIVSGAAAV
- the atpD gene encoding F0F1 ATP synthase subunit beta, whose translation is MADGKIVQCIGAVVDVEFPRNAMPKVFDALKMEGSELTLEVQQQLGDGVVRTIALGSSDGLRRGMTIQNTGKPIMVPVGKGTLGRIMDVLGNPIDERGPVSQEQTASIHRVAPAYDELSPSQDLLETGIKVIDLVCPFAKGGKVGLFGGAGVGKTVNMMELINNIAKAHSGLSVFAGVGERTREGNDFYHEMADAKVVDLENLGNSKVAMVYGQMNEPPGNRLRVALTGLTIAESFRDEGKDVLFFVDNIYRFTLAGTEVSALLGRMPSAVGYQPTLAEEMGRLQERITSTKTGSITSIQAVYVPADDLTDPSPATTFGHLDSTVVLSRDIASLGIYPAVDPLDSTSRQLDPLVVGQEHYDTARAVQGTLQRYKELRDIIAILGMDELAPEDKLLVARARKMQRFLSQPFHVAEVFTGSPGKYVSLKDTIKGFKMIASGELDHLPEQAFYMVGTIEEAIEKAKKLG